A portion of the Cryptomeria japonica chromosome 5, Sugi_1.0, whole genome shotgun sequence genome contains these proteins:
- the LOC131042545 gene encoding antimicrobial peptide 1-like, whose protein sequence is MKKNNVLKFMGVLLVWLLIVKPSVGSNFIALQGPGCTLPGNVSMFCGYCFSIPTSYRAGYVFRYDAGQPAYLYNSDKCEGTPDTELSATTQDCNGFGWNSIFIQCS, encoded by the coding sequence ATGAAGAAAAATAATGTTTTGAAGTTTATGGGAGTATTGCTTGTATGGCTCTTGATTGTAAAGCCTTCTGTGGGTAGTAATTTTATTGCTTTGCAAGGGCCTGGGTGTACACTCCCGGGTAATGTTTCCATGTTCTGTGGTTATTGTTTTTCCATACCAACATCCTACCGCGCAGGATATGTTTTTCGATACGATGCCGGACAGCCTGCGTATCTTTATAATTCTGATAAATGCGAGGGTACACCAGATACTGAGCTTAGTGCCACTACACAGGACTGCAATGGTTTTGGGTGGAATAGTATCTTCATTCAGTGCTCATAA